From the Oleiharenicola lentus genome, one window contains:
- a CDS encoding GAF domain-containing sensor histidine kinase gives MAEFDPQSAPAKRQSDAAAHHALASLAVTAPNAISAQEGVLAAIMSAFPADSGSLSLLTPESASLEICAQQGLPPETGEFALRPGQGITGWVALHARPLLVADVSHEPRYIAARRGVCSEMAAPIIVEGQVVGVVNLDADQPGAFNSTDLDRLQSFADEAGRVLNRLWQFDRMRANSTQLTTLVELGHALVAQLAPEELLNTITDSARALFNARLSLLHDYDDASRELKLHSWSAAGDLAATGLSLQQQTVPIDEALFASALRTGRATEYQHLDGARYREAADLPRDPSLCSALASPLILEDKPAGILSVFHDHPHRFSDDEKRLFTALANFATVALHNARLYSRVFHSEEVLRKNETLTTLGLLAAEIAHEIRNPLTVIKLLHGPLGADFAPADPRRKDLQIITEKIEQLEGLVTRVLSFARAPASLHSRWSLDEILSDTNHLLRAKLAQAGVELHYTPPAGAVAVDVNKGQIQQVFLNLALNAFHAMPQGGELRITCATEGANVLIDVSDTGGGIPPEVQPRIFESFLSTRAGGTGLGLTIALRIVKDHHGSLQLRSTGPRGTTMRVTLPIAQG, from the coding sequence ATGGCCGAATTCGACCCCCAGTCCGCCCCCGCCAAACGGCAGTCCGATGCGGCGGCCCATCACGCCCTGGCCTCGCTGGCTGTCACCGCCCCCAACGCCATCTCCGCCCAGGAAGGGGTGCTCGCCGCGATCATGTCGGCTTTCCCCGCCGACAGCGGCTCCCTCTCCCTGCTGACCCCGGAAAGCGCCAGCCTCGAGATCTGCGCGCAGCAGGGCCTGCCGCCCGAGACCGGCGAATTCGCGCTGCGCCCGGGCCAGGGCATCACCGGCTGGGTCGCGCTGCACGCGCGTCCGTTGCTCGTCGCCGACGTGAGTCACGAACCCCGCTACATTGCGGCCCGGCGTGGTGTCTGCAGCGAGATGGCCGCCCCCATCATCGTCGAGGGCCAGGTGGTGGGCGTCGTCAACCTCGATGCCGACCAGCCGGGTGCGTTCAATTCCACCGACCTGGACCGGCTCCAGTCGTTTGCCGACGAGGCCGGGCGCGTGCTGAACCGTCTCTGGCAGTTCGACCGGATGCGCGCCAACTCCACCCAGCTCACGACCCTCGTGGAACTGGGCCATGCGCTCGTGGCCCAGCTCGCGCCGGAGGAGCTGCTCAACACGATCACCGACAGCGCCCGCGCCCTCTTCAACGCCCGGCTCAGCCTGCTTCACGACTACGACGATGCGAGTCGCGAACTGAAGCTCCACTCCTGGTCCGCGGCCGGCGACCTCGCAGCCACCGGCCTCTCACTCCAGCAGCAGACGGTGCCGATCGACGAGGCGCTCTTCGCCTCGGCGCTCCGCACCGGCCGGGCGACGGAATACCAGCATCTCGACGGAGCGCGCTACCGCGAGGCCGCCGACCTGCCCCGCGATCCCTCGTTGTGCAGTGCGCTCGCCTCGCCGCTGATCCTCGAAGACAAACCGGCCGGCATCCTGAGCGTGTTTCATGACCACCCGCACCGGTTCAGCGACGATGAGAAACGCCTGTTCACCGCGCTCGCCAACTTCGCCACGGTGGCCCTGCACAACGCCCGGCTCTACTCGCGCGTCTTCCACTCCGAGGAAGTGCTGCGCAAAAACGAGACCTTGACCACCCTCGGCCTGCTCGCCGCCGAGATCGCCCATGAGATCCGCAATCCGCTCACGGTGATCAAGCTCCTGCACGGGCCGCTCGGCGCCGACTTCGCCCCCGCCGACCCGCGGCGCAAGGACCTGCAGATCATCACGGAGAAAATCGAGCAGCTCGAGGGCCTCGTCACCCGCGTGCTCTCCTTTGCCCGCGCCCCGGCCAGCCTGCACTCGCGGTGGTCGCTCGACGAAATCCTGAGCGACACCAACCACCTGTTGCGCGCCAAGCTCGCCCAGGCCGGCGTCGAGCTGCACTACACGCCGCCCGCCGGGGCCGTCGCGGTGGACGTCAACAAGGGCCAGATCCAGCAGGTCTTTCTGAATCTTGCCCTGAACGCCTTCCACGCCATGCCGCAGGGCGGCGAGCTGCGCATCACCTGCGCGACGGAAGGCGCCAACGTGCTCATTGACGTAAGCGACACCGGCGGCGGCATTCCGCCCGAGGTTCAGCCGCGCATCTTCGAGTCCTTCCTCTCGACGCGCGCCGGCGGCACCGGCCTCGGCCTCACCATCGCGCTGCGGATCGTCAAGGACCACCACGGTTCGCTCCAGTTGCGGAGCACCGGTCCGCGTGGCACGACGATGCGCGTGACCCTGCCGATCGCCCAAGGCTGA
- the glnD gene encoding [protein-PII] uridylyltransferase yields the protein MSVPTASPLRHQPAFTAETPAPARLAACRTYLDTEGERIRQLHQAGAPGRKVASALADRMDGLLVPLFTTAIAGWRKQQGEPPVPVCLVALGGYGRAELNPLSDVDVMFLYPEVRKTPELAKFQEHLSNAILYPLWDLKLKIGHSTRTLPEVFAEAAKEIKTKTALLESRFLAGTATLYDNFADAYRKHYLQSDPKAYIVARLADQNSRRAQHGDTVFLQEPDIKNGVGGLRDYQNTLWMSRVRLGITRMEELAQQNYLQPAELREMEDGYDFLLRVRHELHFMSKHPTDVLNLDTQPRLAANLGYPQADLLERVEAFMQDYYRHAQAIFRVSRTVEQRLALGVSAGPGLVGSLKNLMLARRTERTKRIDGFLIRGSELAYENRNIFQEDPVRLIRVFRHCQQLGCTPDLDLASLIRGSGQLITQQVIESPDANLSFLTILEETGQVYPSLSLMHELGVLGRFLPEFAPLICLVQHEYYHRYTADIHTLSTIRELDNIFTSADPRAQRYREVLHQTVKPNLLYLILLLHDIGKSEGIQGHADTGVTVAAPVLKRLGIPKDIRKTVNFVIKNHLIMARFWQKHDLDDPKSSAAFASHVGDADLLRYLYVHTYCDANGTSASLWNSYKDSLHRRLFDTTLERLALGEKVETRLQERKEMIRQTLIAQTIPGISTDEITAHFNLLPERYFIQTDETEITLHIQMVNRLLHTISTADSLNPLRPVIEWKDDLNRSYTTVHVVTWDRAGLFYKLAGAFSVAGLSILSARITTRADHIAIDTFHVVEPGRGIVQNQKAMESFAQTVDDALVSEKDLLPDINAQAAKLAHANRYKAGTSELPATFPPTVEVYHELSLKRIIVEIQAHDKIGLLYQLVKTISDHGFDITFARINTERSIALDTFYIEPDKPDTPVEEAGLLHLRDALRAVITPGRTETSG from the coding sequence ATGTCCGTCCCAACCGCCTCCCCTCTCCGGCACCAGCCGGCCTTCACGGCCGAGACGCCGGCCCCTGCCCGGTTGGCCGCCTGCCGGACCTACCTGGATACGGAGGGTGAGCGCATCCGCCAGCTGCACCAGGCTGGCGCCCCCGGCCGGAAGGTCGCCAGCGCGCTGGCGGACCGGATGGACGGGCTGCTCGTGCCGCTTTTCACGACCGCGATCGCAGGCTGGCGCAAACAGCAGGGCGAACCGCCGGTGCCGGTCTGCCTCGTCGCCTTGGGCGGTTACGGCCGCGCGGAGCTCAACCCGCTCAGCGACGTGGATGTGATGTTCCTCTACCCCGAGGTCCGGAAGACCCCGGAACTGGCCAAGTTTCAGGAACACCTCTCCAACGCCATCCTTTACCCGCTCTGGGACCTGAAGCTGAAGATCGGTCACTCCACGCGCACCCTGCCCGAGGTGTTCGCCGAGGCGGCCAAGGAAATCAAAACCAAGACCGCGTTGCTGGAATCCCGTTTCCTGGCGGGCACGGCGACACTCTACGATAACTTCGCCGACGCCTACCGGAAGCACTACCTGCAAAGCGACCCCAAGGCCTACATCGTGGCCCGGCTCGCGGACCAGAACAGCCGGCGCGCCCAGCACGGCGACACGGTTTTCCTGCAGGAGCCCGACATCAAGAACGGCGTGGGCGGCCTGCGCGACTACCAGAACACGCTCTGGATGTCGCGGGTGCGCCTCGGCATCACGCGCATGGAGGAACTGGCCCAGCAGAACTATCTCCAGCCCGCCGAACTCCGCGAAATGGAGGACGGCTACGACTTCCTGCTCCGCGTGCGCCATGAACTGCACTTCATGAGCAAGCACCCGACCGACGTGCTCAACCTCGACACCCAGCCCCGGCTCGCGGCCAACCTCGGCTACCCGCAGGCCGACCTGCTGGAACGCGTCGAGGCCTTCATGCAGGACTACTACCGGCACGCGCAGGCGATTTTCCGGGTGTCACGCACCGTCGAACAGCGGCTGGCGCTGGGCGTTTCCGCGGGGCCGGGCCTGGTCGGTTCGCTGAAGAACCTGATGCTCGCCCGCCGCACGGAACGCACCAAACGCATCGACGGGTTCCTCATCCGCGGCAGCGAGCTCGCCTACGAGAACCGCAACATCTTCCAGGAAGACCCGGTCCGCCTGATCCGGGTGTTCCGCCACTGCCAGCAGCTCGGCTGCACGCCCGACCTCGACCTCGCCTCGCTCATCCGCGGCTCGGGCCAGCTGATCACCCAGCAGGTCATCGAGTCGCCTGACGCCAACCTCAGCTTCCTCACCATCCTGGAGGAGACCGGCCAGGTTTACCCCTCCCTGTCGCTGATGCACGAACTGGGGGTGCTGGGGCGCTTCCTGCCGGAGTTCGCGCCGCTGATCTGCCTCGTGCAGCACGAGTATTATCACCGTTACACGGCGGACATCCACACCCTGAGCACCATCCGGGAGCTGGACAACATCTTCACCTCCGCCGATCCGCGGGCCCAACGCTACCGCGAGGTGCTGCACCAGACGGTCAAACCCAACCTGCTCTACCTGATCCTGCTCCTGCACGACATCGGCAAGAGCGAGGGCATCCAGGGCCACGCCGACACGGGCGTCACGGTCGCCGCCCCGGTGCTCAAGCGCCTGGGGATCCCCAAGGACATCCGCAAGACCGTCAATTTCGTCATCAAAAATCACCTCATCATGGCACGCTTTTGGCAGAAGCATGACCTGGATGATCCCAAATCTTCAGCCGCATTTGCCTCGCACGTCGGAGACGCCGACCTGCTGCGCTACCTCTACGTCCACACGTATTGCGACGCGAACGGCACCTCGGCCAGTCTCTGGAACAGCTACAAGGACTCGCTGCACCGCCGCCTCTTCGACACGACGCTGGAGCGCCTCGCCCTCGGCGAGAAGGTCGAAACCCGACTCCAGGAGCGCAAGGAAATGATCCGGCAGACCCTCATTGCGCAGACGATCCCGGGCATCAGCACCGACGAGATCACCGCCCATTTCAATCTGCTGCCCGAGCGCTATTTCATCCAGACGGACGAGACGGAGATCACCCTCCACATCCAGATGGTGAACCGCCTGCTCCACACGATCTCGACCGCCGACTCGCTCAATCCGCTGCGCCCGGTCATCGAGTGGAAGGACGACCTCAACCGCAGCTACACCACCGTGCATGTGGTGACGTGGGACCGCGCCGGCCTGTTCTACAAGCTGGCCGGGGCCTTCAGCGTCGCCGGCCTCAGCATCCTTTCGGCGCGCATCACGACCCGCGCCGACCACATCGCGATCGACACCTTCCACGTCGTCGAGCCCGGCCGGGGCATCGTGCAAAACCAGAAGGCGATGGAGAGTTTTGCCCAGACGGTGGACGACGCGCTGGTGAGCGAAAAGGACCTGCTCCCCGACATCAATGCGCAGGCCGCGAAGCTCGCGCACGCCAACCGCTACAAGGCCGGCACCTCCGAGCTGCCCGCCACCTTCCCGCCCACCGTCGAGGTCTATCACGAGCTTTCGCTCAAACGCATCATCGTCGAGATCCAGGCCCACGACAAAATCGGCCTGCTCTACCAGCTCGTGAAGACAATCTCCGACCACGGCTTCGACATCACCTTCGCCCGCATCAACACCGAGCGCAGCATCGCCCTCGACACCTTCTACATCGAACCGGACAAGCCCGACACGCCGGTGGAGGAAGCCGGGCTGCTCCACCTCCGCGATGCCCTGCGGGCGGTTATCACTCCGGGGCGGACCGAGACTTCCGGGTAA
- a CDS encoding UDP-N-acetylglucosamine diphosphorylase, which produces MTRFAAHFPATAAPWDWLKQIAAALNAETFGPLELKIPAGVQIEGKVWLHPTVKLPAFAVIQGPAWIGAKTDIRPGAFIRGNVIAGEGCVLGNSSEFKNCLLMDGVQVPHFNYVGDSILGNGAHLGAGAICSNLRLDQGEVTVRLPSGVVGTGLRKFGAILGDKAEVGCNSVLNPGTLLGPRALVMPSMAFSGVLAPATIARVRQTVTTIPRRD; this is translated from the coding sequence TTGACCCGGTTTGCCGCGCATTTTCCCGCCACGGCCGCCCCTTGGGATTGGCTCAAGCAGATCGCCGCCGCCCTGAATGCTGAGACATTTGGACCCTTGGAGCTGAAAATCCCGGCCGGGGTGCAGATCGAAGGCAAAGTCTGGCTCCACCCCACGGTCAAGCTGCCCGCCTTTGCGGTCATCCAAGGCCCGGCTTGGATCGGCGCCAAGACCGACATCCGCCCCGGCGCCTTCATCCGGGGCAACGTCATCGCCGGCGAGGGTTGCGTGCTGGGCAACTCCAGCGAATTCAAGAACTGCCTCCTGATGGACGGGGTGCAGGTGCCGCATTTCAATTACGTGGGTGACTCCATCCTCGGCAACGGCGCCCACCTCGGGGCCGGCGCCATCTGCTCCAACCTCCGCCTCGACCAGGGCGAGGTCACCGTCCGGTTGCCCTCCGGCGTGGTCGGCACCGGTTTGAGGAAGTTTGGCGCCATTCTGGGCGACAAGGCCGAGGTCGGCTGCAACAGCGTGCTCAATCCCGGCACCCTGCTCGGCCCACGTGCGCTCGTCATGCCGTCCATGGCCTTCAGCGGCGTCCTCGCCCCCGCCACCATCGCCCGCGTCCGGCAGACTGTGACGACGATCCCACGCCGGGACTGA
- the trpS gene encoding tryptophan--tRNA ligase encodes MPRILTGITPSGTLHIGNYFGAMRPAIELQAGGDAYYFIADYHSMTALTDAKERRAFTQGIALDWLACGLDPAKAVFWRQSDIPEVCELMWLIGSLTPMGLLERAHSYKDKTAKGIEANFGLFAYPVLMAADILLFDTNVVPVGKDQKQHLEMTRDIAIKFNHTYGETFVVPEERISETLAVIPGLDGQKMSKSYGNTIEIFGDEKALRKKIMGIVMDSRTPQEPKPDADKNLAVQLLKLFAPADVAADFENRLRAGGLGYGDLKKALFEHYWNFFAPYRAKRAELAANLDYVDKVLREGADRARAVAAKTMARARQNCGLR; translated from the coding sequence ATGCCCCGTATTTTGACCGGCATCACGCCCTCCGGCACCCTTCATATCGGCAACTATTTTGGCGCGATGCGCCCGGCCATCGAGCTGCAGGCCGGCGGCGACGCCTACTACTTCATCGCCGATTACCACTCGATGACGGCGCTGACCGACGCCAAGGAGCGCCGCGCCTTCACGCAGGGCATCGCCCTCGACTGGCTCGCCTGCGGCCTCGATCCGGCCAAGGCCGTCTTCTGGCGGCAGAGCGACATCCCCGAGGTCTGCGAACTCATGTGGCTGATCGGTTCGCTCACGCCGATGGGCCTGCTCGAGCGTGCCCACAGCTACAAGGACAAGACCGCCAAGGGCATCGAGGCCAACTTCGGCCTCTTCGCCTACCCGGTGCTCATGGCCGCCGACATCCTCCTCTTCGACACGAACGTCGTGCCCGTCGGCAAGGACCAGAAGCAGCACCTGGAGATGACGCGCGACATCGCGATCAAATTCAACCACACCTACGGCGAGACCTTCGTCGTGCCCGAGGAGCGGATCAGCGAGACGCTCGCCGTCATCCCCGGCCTCGACGGCCAGAAGATGTCCAAGAGCTACGGCAACACGATCGAGATTTTCGGCGACGAGAAGGCGCTGCGGAAGAAGATCATGGGCATCGTCATGGATTCGCGCACGCCGCAGGAGCCCAAGCCCGACGCCGACAAGAACCTCGCCGTCCAGCTCCTGAAGCTCTTCGCCCCGGCCGATGTTGCCGCCGACTTCGAGAACCGCCTCCGCGCCGGCGGCCTCGGCTACGGCGACCTCAAGAAGGCGCTCTTCGAGCACTACTGGAACTTCTTTGCTCCCTACCGTGCCAAACGCGCCGAACTCGCCGCCAACCTGGATTACGTGGACAAGGTCCTGCGCGAAGGCGCCGACCGCGCCCGCGCCGTGGCCGCGAAGACAATGGCGCGTGCGCGGCAGAATTGCGGACTGCGGTAA
- a CDS encoding lactate 2-monooxygenase, which produces MSQPHSDIGRKRQREIYVAGVGGLSPVVPVAQAELEKAAQVGMSPEAWAYIAGGAGRESTMDANLAAFEKWRIVPRVLRDVEKRDLTVELFGRRLPAPLLLSPIGVLDMVHREADLAVGRAAASLDVPFIFSNQASFPMEQVAAAMGDAPRWFQLYWSRSNDLVASFVKRAEACGCDAIVLTLDTTMLGWRPRDLDLGSLPFIQGQGIAQYTSDPVFRKELKEHAPGSARSAPEIKPPLNLQTIATALEQKANFPGGLLKNLSSGEPRAAVQRFLTTYSRPSLQWDDLKFLRAHTKLPVLLKGVLHPDDARKAVELGLDGLIVSNHGGRQIDGAIASLDALPAVVEAVHGRIPVLFDSGVRGGADVFKALALGATAVCLGRPYVYGLALAGQRGVEEVIANVLAEFDLTLGLAGCTSVRGIGRESLLKI; this is translated from the coding sequence ATGAGCCAGCCCCACTCGGACATCGGCCGGAAGCGGCAGCGGGAAATCTACGTAGCCGGTGTCGGCGGGCTGTCGCCGGTTGTGCCGGTGGCGCAGGCGGAGCTTGAAAAGGCGGCGCAGGTGGGGATGTCGCCCGAGGCCTGGGCCTACATCGCCGGCGGTGCCGGACGCGAGTCCACGATGGACGCCAACCTGGCGGCCTTCGAGAAGTGGCGCATTGTGCCCCGGGTGCTGCGCGATGTCGAAAAGCGCGATCTCACCGTCGAGTTGTTTGGCCGGCGGCTGCCGGCGCCGCTGCTTTTGTCGCCCATTGGCGTCTTGGATATGGTGCATCGCGAGGCCGATCTCGCCGTGGGTCGCGCCGCGGCATCGCTGGACGTGCCGTTCATCTTTTCCAACCAAGCCTCATTCCCGATGGAGCAGGTGGCAGCAGCCATGGGCGATGCGCCCCGCTGGTTCCAGCTCTACTGGAGCCGGTCCAATGATCTCGTGGCTTCCTTCGTGAAGCGCGCCGAGGCCTGCGGTTGCGATGCCATCGTGTTGACGCTCGACACGACGATGCTCGGCTGGCGTCCGCGCGACCTCGACCTTGGGTCGCTGCCGTTCATCCAGGGGCAGGGGATCGCCCAATACACGAGCGACCCGGTGTTTCGGAAGGAATTGAAGGAACACGCGCCGGGGTCAGCGCGTTCCGCCCCGGAGATAAAACCGCCGCTCAACCTTCAGACCATCGCCACGGCGCTGGAGCAGAAGGCCAACTTCCCCGGCGGATTGCTCAAGAACCTGTCCTCCGGCGAGCCACGGGCGGCGGTGCAGCGGTTCCTGACGACCTACTCCCGGCCGTCGCTGCAGTGGGACGACCTGAAATTCCTGCGCGCGCACACGAAGCTCCCGGTCCTGCTCAAGGGCGTGCTCCATCCCGACGACGCCCGCAAAGCTGTCGAACTCGGGCTGGATGGACTGATCGTCTCCAACCACGGCGGGCGCCAGATCGACGGCGCGATCGCGTCGCTCGACGCCTTGCCGGCCGTCGTCGAGGCGGTACATGGCAGGATCCCCGTCCTTTTCGACAGCGGCGTGCGCGGTGGCGCGGATGTCTTCAAGGCCCTTGCACTCGGCGCCACCGCCGTCTGCCTCGGGCGTCCCTATGTTTACGGTCTGGCACTCGCTGGCCAGCGGGGGGTGGAAGAGGTCATCGCCAACGTGCTCGCCGAGTTCGACCTGACGCTCGGGCTGGCGGGTTGCACGAGCGTTCGGGGAATCGGCCGGGAATCGTTGCTAAAGATTTAG
- the fusA gene encoding elongation factor G: MNGTRPADIRNFAIVGHASCGKTTLAEAMLLCGGAINRLGSVAQGTTVSDYHVGEQARHISIHGTPLNCEWQGRRLNFIDTPGYLDFSGEAINALRVADFALVVIHAGHGIGVGTDLMWEQAGAVGIPRMIVVTGFDKEKYDFDTLLEEVRDHFGQGVFPLALPLDSGPGFHRVLDVMRSEVCSYAADRSGKYTEEPAAGPEKARVDALHKELIEHIAESDDTLLQKYFDEGGLSEEVLRTGIHPALQNQVFIPLLCVSGETNVGVARLMDFIAKYGSSPDDRQTIGAIATATGSPVLVRLDGGEPVAYVFKTLTDPQTGDLSIFRVYSGTVKSGMEMHNSERRVAERIGPLYRLNGKNRTPVEALHAGDMGAAIKLRDTHTGNTLCDARHAVALPKLTYPTPYTHAALKLNAPGDEERLAAGLAALHEEDPAFSYHTDAELHQFIISAQGELHLEVLFERLKRRYKVDVSLEPPKIRYRETIRGKGEARYRHKKQTGGAGQFAEVWLRIEPGPRDTGLKFAESLVGQDVDRVFVPSVEKGVKTCAGEGAHAGYRMTDVKVEFYGGKMHPVDSKDIAFQIAGYFAFREAFASAQPVLLEPIHELEIRVPEEFVGRVVGDLSGRRGRILGMDVAGRLQVIKAQVPAAQLYHYGTVLRSLTGGRGLHSEKFAHYEEMPADQEKKLVEEYQRARAAGTANHNHTH, from the coding sequence CGAATGGCAGGGGCGGCGTCTCAATTTTATCGACACCCCCGGTTACCTCGACTTCTCGGGCGAGGCCATCAACGCCCTGCGCGTGGCCGACTTCGCCCTCGTCGTGATCCACGCCGGCCACGGTATCGGCGTGGGCACCGACCTCATGTGGGAACAGGCCGGCGCCGTCGGCATCCCGCGGATGATTGTCGTCACCGGCTTCGACAAGGAGAAATACGATTTCGACACGCTGCTGGAGGAAGTGCGCGACCACTTCGGCCAGGGCGTCTTCCCGCTGGCCCTCCCGCTCGACTCCGGTCCGGGCTTCCACCGCGTGCTCGACGTCATGCGCAGCGAGGTCTGCAGCTATGCCGCCGACCGCTCCGGAAAATACACCGAGGAGCCCGCCGCCGGCCCCGAGAAGGCCCGCGTGGACGCCCTGCACAAGGAGCTCATCGAGCACATCGCCGAGAGCGATGACACGCTGCTCCAAAAATATTTCGACGAGGGCGGACTCTCCGAGGAAGTCCTGCGCACCGGCATCCACCCGGCGCTCCAGAACCAGGTGTTCATCCCCCTCCTGTGCGTTTCGGGCGAGACCAACGTCGGCGTGGCCCGGCTGATGGACTTCATCGCCAAATACGGTTCCTCCCCCGACGACCGGCAGACCATCGGCGCCATTGCCACGGCCACGGGCTCGCCCGTCCTCGTGCGCCTCGACGGCGGCGAACCGGTCGCCTACGTCTTCAAGACCCTGACCGATCCGCAGACCGGCGACCTGTCCATTTTCCGCGTCTATTCCGGCACGGTCAAATCCGGCATGGAGATGCACAACAGCGAGCGGCGTGTGGCCGAGCGCATCGGGCCGCTCTACCGGCTCAACGGCAAGAACCGCACCCCCGTCGAGGCGCTGCACGCCGGCGACATGGGCGCCGCCATCAAGCTCCGCGACACCCACACGGGCAACACGCTGTGCGACGCGCGGCACGCCGTCGCACTGCCCAAGCTCACCTACCCCACGCCCTACACCCATGCGGCGCTCAAGCTCAACGCGCCCGGCGACGAGGAGCGCCTCGCCGCCGGCCTCGCCGCCTTGCACGAGGAGGATCCGGCCTTCAGTTACCATACCGACGCCGAGCTTCACCAGTTCATCATCTCGGCGCAGGGCGAGCTACATCTCGAAGTCCTCTTCGAGCGCCTGAAGCGGCGCTACAAGGTGGACGTGTCGCTCGAGCCGCCGAAGATCCGCTACCGCGAGACCATCCGCGGCAAAGGCGAAGCCCGCTACCGCCACAAGAAGCAGACCGGCGGCGCCGGCCAGTTTGCCGAGGTCTGGCTGCGCATCGAGCCCGGCCCGCGCGACACCGGCCTGAAATTCGCCGAATCGCTGGTCGGCCAGGACGTGGACCGAGTGTTTGTGCCCTCCGTCGAAAAGGGCGTGAAGACCTGCGCCGGCGAAGGCGCCCACGCCGGCTACCGCATGACGGACGTAAAGGTGGAGTTTTACGGTGGCAAAATGCACCCGGTGGACTCCAAGGACATCGCCTTCCAGATCGCCGGCTACTTTGCCTTCCGCGAGGCCTTCGCCTCCGCGCAGCCGGTGTTGCTGGAGCCGATCCACGAGCTGGAAATCCGCGTGCCCGAGGAATTCGTCGGCCGCGTGGTCGGCGACCTTTCCGGTCGACGCGGCCGCATTCTCGGCATGGACGTGGCCGGCCGCCTCCAGGTCATCAAGGCGCAGGTCCCGGCCGCGCAGCTCTACCACTACGGCACCGTGCTGCGCTCCCTCACCGGCGGCCGCGGCCTCCACAGCGAAAAATTCGCCCACTACGAGGAGATGCCCGCCGACCAGGAGAAAAAACTCGTCGAGGAATACCAGCGTGCCCGCGCCGCCGGCACCGCGAACCACAATCACACCCATTGA